The sequence below is a genomic window from Neomicrococcus aestuarii.
GCAATCTTGCGAAACTTCCCCGTTCTGGGACGCATGCGGTTCCTCCTGGAATCCATTCGCCCCGAAATCCAGCAGTACTTCATTGAACGAAACTTCGACGGCCGCCCCTTCGACCGGGACACGCGTTCCCTCATTTACGCTCGCGCGAAAGGTCAGGACAGCCACAAGGCTTTCGGTACCGAGCGGGACGTGAACCAGGAGGGCTACGAATTCCTCTTGCACTCCACCGCGCCCGTGAGCCCGCCGGAGAAGCCGCGAAAGGTCATGATCGGCGGACCCGACTGCAAGCAGCCCTACGGCGTCGCGCTCATGAACATTTCCTCGATGAGCTTCGGATCGCTCTCCAAGAACGCCGTGCTGGCCATGAATAAGGGCGCCGCGATGGGTGGCTTTGTGCACGAAACCGGCGAAGGCGGGCTGACCAAGTACCACCTGGAATACGGTGCCGACCTGTTCTGGGAGATTGGCTCCGGATACTTCGGTTGCCGCACCGAGGACGGCAAGTTCAACCCGGAACGCTTCGCCGAGAAGGCTGCGATGCCGCAAGTCAAAGCCATCACGCTCAAACTCTCTCAAGGCGCTAAGCCGGGACTGGGCGGCGTGCTGCCGGGCAAGAAGGTCACCGCGGAAATCTCTGAAGCACGCGAGGTGCCGTTGGGCATCGACTGCATTTCGCCGGCCTCCCACTCGGCGTTTTCTTCGCCGCGCGGGCTCATGGAGTTCGTCGGCACGCTGCGTGAACTTTCCGGCGGCAAGCCGATTGGGTACAAGTTCTGCGTGGGGTCCCGCATGGATGTGCTCGCGATGGTCAAAGCCATGCTCGCCACTGGCATCACGCCGGATTACATCATCATTGACGGCTCCGAAGGCGGCACCGGTGCGGCTCCGCTCGAGTACGAAGACCACATGGGCACCCCGCTGACCGAGGGCCTCATGCTGGTGCACAACGCACTGGTGGGTGCGGGCTTGCGCGATCGCATCAAGCTTGGGGCTGCGGGCAAGGTCGCTACGGGTTCGGATATCGTCAAGCGCCTCATTCAGGGCGCGGACTTCACCATGAGCGCTCGCGCCATGATGATGGCCACCGGCTGCATCCAGGCCCAGAAGTGCCACACGAACGAATGCCCCGTGGGTGTTGCCACGCAGGATCCGCGCCTCATGCGCGCGCTCGATGTCACTGACAAGGGCAATCGCGTGCACAACTACCAAAAGCTCACCGTCGCGGAGGCCGAACAGATCATGGCGTCCATGGGTGTTACCGATATCAAGCACCTCAACACCCGCATGTTGCGCCGCCGCACGGACCACTTGACCACCAAGTCCTACGCTTCCATCTACAACTGGTTGCGTCCGGGCGAGCTTCTCGTGGAACCGCCGCGCGGTTGGGCTGCGGATTGGGAGGAGGCAGACGCGGATCACTTCGGTGAGTTCGCGGCCCTCGGTTACTTGGAACCAATGAACACGGAGGACGACGACGCAGCTTACATTAATCCGCAGACCACAGATTTGCCGGTGGTTGGGGGCCGTGACGGCCGAGTAGCCAGCCGTGAGGGCAAGATCGTGGCGCAGCCGCCGCGCGATGACACTCGAGAAAAGGTGAACGATCGTGCGACTCCGGTGGTTGCTGGTTCCGGCGCTCGGCCGGAAGGGAAGACCGCTTCGCGGGAAGGACTTTAGCCGAAGTTCACTTTGACTTCGCACGATGTCCATTCGGGTCCTCCACACTGGTCAGGCATACGCCAACCCATGTGAAAGGAAACGAACATGAAGAAGCGACTCTCCCTAGCTGTGACCACCGCTCTCACGGCCGGCGCCCTGTCTTTCAGCGCGCTCATCGCTCCAGTGGCTACCGCCGCTGAATCCCTCTTCGGTACTCCCGAGGCTGAACAGCCGGTCACCATTGGCCACCGCGGTGCCGCTGGCACCGCGCCGGAGAACACCGTGGCTGCTTTCAAGGATGGCCGTGCTGCTGGTGCGGACTTCATTGAGTCCGATGTCCAGCTGTCCGCTGATGGCGTTCCGTTCTTGTTCCACGATGACACCCCAGCGCGCACCACCAACGTTGAGGAGGTGTTCCCGGGGCGCGAGAACGACCCCATCACGTCCTTCACGTGGGCCGAGCTCCAGCAGCTGGATGCAGGTTCCTACTTCTCTGAGAAGTTCATTGGCGAGAAGATCCCACACTTCAACGACATCGCTCGCGTTGCCACCAAGAACACTGGCGTCTTCATGGAAATCAAGTCTCCTAAGAACTCCCCGGGTGTCGAAAAGGTTGTAGCTGACGCACTGCACAACGATCCAGCCTGGATCAAGCTGGTAGAAGCCGGCAAGGTGGAGATTCTGAGCTTCGATCCAACGTCCAACATGAAGTTCGCGGCACTTGCACCGGAGATTCCTTTGCAGCAGCTGTCCTCCACCGTTCCCGACGCTGCCACCTTGGCATTGATCTCCACGTTCGCTGACTCCGTGGGCACCAGCTACCGCACCTTGGATCAGGCAGGCGTAGATCGCGTGAAGGCCGCAGGCCTGGAGATCGGCGTGTACACGGTCAATGACATCGACGCGATGGAAGAAGCTGTCGCGATGGGCGTTGAGCGCATCACGGGCGATTACCCCATCCAGTTCGAGCGCTACCTCGATGGAGTCAACCCGTTCCCAGCCAGCCGCGGCTTGGTAATCACGGACTCCGTGAACGACGCTCCAGGTAACGACGTTCAGGCTGAAAACGGTGAGCACGTGGTCGTCACCAACACTGGCAACGCCGCAGTGGACGTGTCCGGCTACTACTTGCGCGATGTTGCCAACAACCTCTTGCACATCGGCGAGGGCTACGTCATTGAACCTGGCGCTTCCTTGCAGGTGTTCACCGGACCGGGAACCAACACCGCGGACAAGTTCTACAACGGCAAGACCTCCGCCATCCTCAACAACGGTGGCGAAGCCTTGGGTTTCTGGACCGCAAACCACACCCTCTTGGACTCGTTCGCGAACTAGTCGGCGACTAGTCCCCAACTGGTCACGAACAAGAGGCCCCTCGCTCCCTCAAGTTTTTGGGGGAGCGAGGCGCTTTTCGTACTTATTGGTCTTTTTTACCGTTTACTTCTCGTACTCCTCAAGGACCTTCTTGCCGATCTTGAACGCAACGTTGGCGGCCGGAACAGAGCAGTAGATGGCTGACTGCAAGAAGACTTCCTTGATCTCCTCAGGCGTCATGCCGTTACGCAGCGCGGCGTGGACGTGCATCTCGAGCTCTTCCCAATAGCCTCCAGCGATCATCGCGGTCAGCGTGATAGCAGAGCGCGTGGTTCGGGGGAGTCCTGGGCGCGTCCAGATGGTGCCCCACGCGTAGCGCGTGATCATTTCCTGGAACTCGTCCGTGAAAGCGTTTGAAGACGAAGTTGCGCGGTCAACGTGCTCGCTGCCGAGGACTTCGCGACGAACCACCATTCCGGCGTCGTACGTATCTCCCGGCAACCGATCCGAGCCGGCAGCGACGCCCTCACCCAAGAAAAAATCAACCAGCAACTGAGTGGTGGCAGCAGGATCCTCGGCGGGAGCCAAGTGAGCCGCGGTCTCTACGACGGCGGAGTGACCCTTCTGAACCCGAGCGGCAGCGAACTCTGCATCCTCAGGTGGGCACACGGCGTCGTGTCGGCCAGCGATAGCAATGAGTGGATCGGAGATCTGTCCGAGCTGCTCGCGAACGTCGTACCCGGCGAGCGCGCGGGACACGAAAGCGTAGGAAACGCGGTCGGCATCCTGAAGCGTGTGCAAGAGGTTCGTGGAAACGACAGGGTTCTTCTCGATGAAGCCCGGTGCGAACCAACGCAGCGCAGAACCGGAAACCATGGTGGGCGTGCCAGCCTTCTCTACGAGGTCAGCGCGCTCGTTCCACGCTTCCGGCGTGCCGATCTTCGCAGCCGTGCAGATAGGAGCGATGCCCTTGAAGAGGCCAGGGAAGGAGATGCCCAGCTGGTAGCCGGTAGCGCCACCCACAGAAACACCCGCGTAGTACAGGCCCTGAGAAGCATCGAGCTGACCTTCGGACTCAAGCTTTTCGATGAGCGCCTTCACGCCAGCGGCGAGCTCTTCGATCGAGAAGCCCTCCGTGACCGGAGTTCCGTCACCGTGACCTGGAAGATCCCATCCGATGACCGTGAAGTACGGGGCAAGATCAGCGACAGCCGGACCCCAAAGCGCCTTCACGCCGGTGCCCAACGATGGGCCGACGATCAACACCGGGCGGGCTGCCTCGGAGGCCGCGGCGGTTGAAGCTGCAGAACCGGTAGCGCCAGACGCGTCTTCAGCGGTAGCGGTGAGCAGAGTGGCGACGAGTTTTGGTTGGGTCATGATTCCTTCCAGTCAGTGAGTCGGTCAGAGACGCTATCGATGAACGCGTCCGCTTGTCCCAAGTAATTTTGTGGATCCAAGATCCGTTGCAATTCGTGAGTGGAGAACCGCTCTTGCGGGATAGATTCGCGCAAGAGTTCCCCGAGCGGCCGGCGTTCCGTCAAGGACTGCCGCACGAGTTCTTGAATGCGTTTCTTGCCGCCAGCGATGATGGGCGCCAGGTGGGACATGACCCGCTCTGAGACCAACAGATCACCGGACAGCGCCGCATTGCGCACCATGGTGTGCGGGTTCACCGTGAGACCCTCGGCGAGCTGAGCGAGCTTGTCCACCGAACCGCCCGCCAAGCGAAGCAGCTCACGCAACGACGCCCACTCGGCGTGCCAGGCCCCATCGGGACGCTCGTCATCCGCGGCACCGGCAGAAAGATACAACTGGCCCACATGCTGCGGAGCGCTCAAAGCGGCCGAGCGCATGAGCACCGACAGCACCGGGTTCTGCTTTTGCGGCATGGCCGAAGAGCCACCCTTGCCGGCAGCCTGAGGCTCGGACACTTCGCCGATCTCGGGACGTGAGAGCATCAAGACGTCGTTGGCGATGTGACCGCTCGCGGCGATGACATCACCGAGCGCCGCGGCCAGCTGCGTAATGGGAAGTCGGTTGGTGTGCCATGGGATCGAGGAGCGCAACCCTAGATTGGTGGCGAGGTCAATGACGAGGTCACGAACAGTGACGTTGGCCTGCGCGGACGCGGCTGCGTCGTCGTCATTCCGCGCTAAGGAATCCGTCAGGGAAGCGAGCGTGCCCACCGCGCCGCCCCACTGCAACGGCAAGGATTCGAGCGCGCGCTGCAAACGCTCGCCCGCCTCAATAATCCCGCTCAACCAGTTTGCCACCCGCAAACCAAAAGTCATGGGCAGAGCGTGCTGCGTGAGCGAACGGGCCACGCAGAGCTGGCGGCGGTGCGCCTTAGCGAGAACGTTCAACGCATCTGCGGAACGCATCAAATCCGCCAAAATAATGGCGCCAGAGCGGGCCGCCACCAACATGAGCGCGGAATCGATGATGTCCTGACTGGTAGCGCCCTTGTGAACTGCACTCACGCCGTCGTAATTCTTCGCGATCTCAACCCGCAAATCACCCAACAACGGAATCAACGCGTTAGCGCCATCCTGAC
It includes:
- a CDS encoding FMN-binding glutamate synthase family protein, which gives rise to MVRFLILILLASIGFATVVAAAFGSTGWWVLAAVMLALLGLAIYDSFQTKHAILRNFPVLGRMRFLLESIRPEIQQYFIERNFDGRPFDRDTRSLIYARAKGQDSHKAFGTERDVNQEGYEFLLHSTAPVSPPEKPRKVMIGGPDCKQPYGVALMNISSMSFGSLSKNAVLAMNKGAAMGGFVHETGEGGLTKYHLEYGADLFWEIGSGYFGCRTEDGKFNPERFAEKAAMPQVKAITLKLSQGAKPGLGGVLPGKKVTAEISEAREVPLGIDCISPASHSAFSSPRGLMEFVGTLRELSGGKPIGYKFCVGSRMDVLAMVKAMLATGITPDYIIIDGSEGGTGAAPLEYEDHMGTPLTEGLMLVHNALVGAGLRDRIKLGAAGKVATGSDIVKRLIQGADFTMSARAMMMATGCIQAQKCHTNECPVGVATQDPRLMRALDVTDKGNRVHNYQKLTVAEAEQIMASMGVTDIKHLNTRMLRRRTDHLTTKSYASIYNWLRPGELLVEPPRGWAADWEEADADHFGEFAALGYLEPMNTEDDDAAYINPQTTDLPVVGGRDGRVASREGKIVAQPPRDDTREKVNDRATPVVAGSGARPEGKTASREGL
- a CDS encoding glycerophosphodiester phosphodiesterase family protein; this translates as MKKRLSLAVTTALTAGALSFSALIAPVATAAESLFGTPEAEQPVTIGHRGAAGTAPENTVAAFKDGRAAGADFIESDVQLSADGVPFLFHDDTPARTTNVEEVFPGRENDPITSFTWAELQQLDAGSYFSEKFIGEKIPHFNDIARVATKNTGVFMEIKSPKNSPGVEKVVADALHNDPAWIKLVEAGKVEILSFDPTSNMKFAALAPEIPLQQLSSTVPDAATLALISTFADSVGTSYRTLDQAGVDRVKAAGLEIGVYTVNDIDAMEEAVAMGVERITGDYPIQFERYLDGVNPFPASRGLVITDSVNDAPGNDVQAENGEHVVVTNTGNAAVDVSGYYLRDVANNLLHIGEGYVIEPGASLQVFTGPGTNTADKFYNGKTSAILNNGGEALGFWTANHTLLDSFAN
- the pcaDC gene encoding bifunctional 3-oxoadipate enol-lactonase/4-carboxymuconolactone decarboxylase PcaDC; protein product: MTQPKLVATLLTATAEDASGATGSAASTAAASEAARPVLIVGPSLGTGVKALWGPAVADLAPYFTVIGWDLPGHGDGTPVTEGFSIEELAAGVKALIEKLESEGQLDASQGLYYAGVSVGGATGYQLGISFPGLFKGIAPICTAAKIGTPEAWNERADLVEKAGTPTMVSGSALRWFAPGFIEKNPVVSTNLLHTLQDADRVSYAFVSRALAGYDVREQLGQISDPLIAIAGRHDAVCPPEDAEFAAARVQKGHSAVVETAAHLAPAEDPAATTQLLVDFFLGEGVAAGSDRLPGDTYDAGMVVRREVLGSEHVDRATSSSNAFTDEFQEMITRYAWGTIWTRPGLPRTTRSAITLTAMIAGGYWEELEMHVHAALRNGMTPEEIKEVFLQSAIYCSVPAANVAFKIGKKVLEEYEK
- a CDS encoding lyase family protein, encoding MTFSADFGLLTPMWAGTAVAHASSDAAFAQAMLDVEAAWVSVLAGAGLTSGEDEEAVLAAANVELYDLESLAVRGQDGANALIPLLGDLRVEIAKNYDGVSAVHKGATSQDIIDSALMLVAARSGAIILADLMRSADALNVLAKAHRRQLCVARSLTQHALPMTFGLRVANWLSGIIEAGERLQRALESLPLQWGGAVGTLASLTDSLARNDDDAAASAQANVTVRDLVIDLATNLGLRSSIPWHTNRLPITQLAAALGDVIAASGHIANDVLMLSRPEIGEVSEPQAAGKGGSSAMPQKQNPVLSVLMRSAALSAPQHVGQLYLSAGAADDERPDGAWHAEWASLRELLRLAGGSVDKLAQLAEGLTVNPHTMVRNAALSGDLLVSERVMSHLAPIIAGGKKRIQELVRQSLTERRPLGELLRESIPQERFSTHELQRILDPQNYLGQADAFIDSVSDRLTDWKES